A genomic stretch from Oscarella lobularis chromosome 11, ooOscLobu1.1, whole genome shotgun sequence includes:
- the LOC136192678 gene encoding monocarboxylate transporter 13-like, producing MEQQGQPRISFQVDVVDANRFQEPRRTSRRRSSIRSILEPTKAIDKGWSWVVVAASFVLTFMLVGVFSSFGVIYVPLVILYSGQNQSSDSCSANATLSSVSGQTAWIGNTATLFIFSLGPFAAALSKRWGVRPVVFTGSILFSTGVILTGLTNEIWQAFLTYGVLAGVGGSMIYSPGVGIIPTYFHKRKTLAICISQVGGSIGVLVISSVMGAIESKYDWRRACYFAGGISCLMILASLFYRPRYIPETAQQSKAPSVKEIIIGAWKTQRHPRFALWVWLIGLHFFSLYVVLFHIYRHSECVLGISKQKSSFLLTYASAVSIVVAVVAGYVGDHLQYRLPLLQFLIFIGGIGNVFFPLYQTYADLIGFMILFGINYGYLAMMSIFPSDFVGVDEAVNAFSILSFTSSIFGTFGGPAAGWIFDATGSYNAAFVLAGVISICVSLLMSLDLWLIRVEKRRNAESKEAETKALQAEKLTRSVAQYESTV from the exons ATGGAACAACAAGGACAACCTCGTATCTCGTTTCAAGTGGACGTCGTGGACGCGAACAGATTTCAAGAACCGCGAcgaacgtctcgtcgtcgcagctcGATCAGATCGATTCTCGAGccgacgaaagcgatcgaCAAGGGCTGGTCTTGGGtggtcgtcgccgcctcgttCGTTCTCACCTTCATGCTCGTCGGCGTATTCAGTTCGTTCGGCGTTATCTACGTGCCACTTGTTATTCTTTACAGCGGTCAAAACCAATCGTCCGATTCGTGCTCTGCTAATGCGACTCTGAGCTCTGTCAGCGGCCAAACAG CGTGGATTGGAAACACAGCAACACTTTTCATCTTTTCCCTCGGCCCTTTTGCCGCCGCGCTATCAAAACGCTGGGGCGTTCGTCCCGTTGTCTTCACGGGTAGCATCCTCTTCTCAACAGGAGTCATTCTGACCGGTTTGACCAACGAAATCTGGCAGGCGTTTTTGACGTACGGCGTTctcgccggcgtcggcggaTCGATGATCTATTCGCCAGGCGTCGGCATCATTCCCACGTATTTCCACAAGCGAAAGACGCTGGCCATCTGCATCAGTCAAGTGGGAGGTAGCATAGGCGTTCTAGTCATCTCATCCGTCATGGGAGCCATCGAGAGTAAATATGACTGGAGACGAGCCTGCTATTTTGCCGGCGGAATCAGCTGCTTAATGATTCTGGCGTCGCTCTTTTATCGACCGCGATACATTCCCGAGACGGCCCAACAAAGCAAAGCGCCCTCTGTCAAGGAGATCATCATTGGAGCTTGGAAAACGCAACGTCATCCTCGTTTTGCCCTGTGGGTGTGGCTGATAGGACTTCATTTCTTCTCCCTCtacgtcgttctctttcacATC TATCGGCACTCCGAATGCGTTCTCGGTATTAGCAAACAGAAGAGTAGTTTCCTTTTGACGTACGCGTCTGCGGTTTCTATTGTCGTGGCCGTTGTTGCTGGCTATGTTGGCGATCATCTGCAATATCGTCTACCGCTTCTGCAGTTCCTCATTTTCATAGGCGGCATTGGGAATGTGTTCTTTCCTCTGTATCAAACCTATGCAGATCTTATTGGATTCATGATATTGTTCGGAATCAATTACGGCTATTTGGCAATGATGAGCATCTTTCCTAGCGACTTCGTTGGAGTTGACGAGGCTGTCAACGCCTTTAGCATTCTGAGCTTTACGAGTTCCATATTTGGGACGTTTGGGGGACCAGCTGCTG GCTGGATTTTCGACGCTACTGGGTCGTATAATGCCGCTTTTGTTCTCGCTGGTGTCATATCCATATGTGTCTCTCTATTGATGTCTTTGGACCTGTGGCTGATTCGCGTAGAGAAACGGCGCAATGCAGAGTCGAAAGAGGCGGAAACGAAAGCTCTTCAAGCTGAAAAGTTGACGCGTTCAGTAGCACAGTATGAAAGCACCGTGTAG
- the LOC136192688 gene encoding pentatricopeptide repeat-containing protein 1, mitochondrial-like encodes MFRFICNVSRRFDVAATSRLLWRASGASKRPQLATTSQQRIETLQELTKAGKLQAAIDLLDATKPETTTPLYNSVIGVLAKQGNVKAAFKTYNRMKKHGLGSTDRTYGHLFTACASNRSKRSLQELCKLVEKLVAADLELSVVSWNAAIRALARHQMTFEALDLLQKMEDNFRIEPDVRSFTHALEACRHDRSDGIRLADLVWRDMEQRGIRPDLLIYNQYVSVYGECGRAVVPFGSVGALLRHMRKNGVEPDIRTFHALESLAGSDDEMLSEIRNEMDRRGLKADIVFMNGRVAERAGKGDLQGAKTILREMGLKPDVRTYQALSVACKEEEDARKILESMEESGVEPNVYVYGTLMKNAAKSHQFNHLIWLMKKMERSGVKPNDVIMSILDSAAARSKRERAKSPRVTPKDGFRGFLRIWKTRNALYATPTETEE; translated from the exons ATGTTTCGCTTCATTTGTAacgtttcgcgtcgattcgacgtcgcagcGACAAGCCGGCTACTTTGGCGAGCAAGCGGAGCTTCGAAACGACCGCaattggcgacgacgtcgcagcaACGAATCGAAACGCTGCAAGAGCTGACGAAAGCGGGAAAA CTTCAAGCGGCAATCGATCTCCTCGACGCGACAAAgcccgaaacgacgacaccCCTGTACAACAGCGTGATAGGAGTTCTAGCGAAGCAGGGCAACGTAAAGGCAGCTTTTAAGACGTATAACCGA ATGAAAAAACATGGGCTCGGGTCTACAGATCGAACGTATGGACATTTGTTTACTGCCTGCGCTTCGAATCGGTCCAAGCGAAGTTTACAAGAGCTTTGCAAGCTCGTTGAAAAATTGGTTGCAGCGGATTTGGAACTGAGCGTTGTTTCGTGGAATGCAGCCATACGCGCTTTGGCTCGGCATCAGATGACGTTCGAAGCGTTGGATCTTCTACAGAAAATGGAAGACAATTTTCGTATTGAACCGGACGTACGATCATTTACGCACGCACTCGAAGCGTGCCGTCATGATCGATCTGACGGAATTCGGCTGGCCGATCTGGTGTGGCGCGACATGGAGCAGAGAGGCATTCGACCAGATCTACTCATTTATAATCAGTATGTTAGCGTTTATGGAGAATGTGGGCGCGCCGTTGTTCCGTTTGGAAGTGTGGGAGCCCTGCTGAGGCACATGAGAAAGAACGGGGTTGAACCGGACATACGAACGTTTCACGCACTGGAATCTTTGGCTGGAAGTGACGATGAGATGTTGAGTGAGATTCGCAACGAGATGGATCGGCGTGGATTGAAGGCAGATATTGTATTTATGAACGGAAGAGTGGCAGAAAGAGCCGGAAAAGGTGACCTGCAGGGAGCAAAG ACTATCCTGCGTGAAATGGGGCTGAAACCGGACGTTCGTACATATCAGGCTTTGAGCGTAGcttgcaaagaagaagaggacgcgAGGAAAATTCTTGAATCAATGGAG GAAAGCGGTGTCGAACCTAATGTGTACGTGTATGGGACGCTGATGAAGAATGCTGCCAAATCCCATCAGTTCAACCATCTCATTTGGCTGATGAAG AAAATGGAGAGGAGTGGTGTAAAaccgaatgacgtcatcatgaGCATTTTGGACTCAGCAGCGGCAAGAtcaaaacgagaaagagcG AAATCCCCTCGTGTCACACCTAAAGACGGATTTCGTGGATTCCTGCGAATTTGGAAGACGCGCAACGCCTTGtacgcgacgccgacggaaaCAGAagaataa
- the LOC136192687 gene encoding transcription factor E2F8-like isoform X2 → MTERPRRQTKRPLAMANFYTTESVEKSVRETSKNDSTPLKRFPEAWMNESTPPTSPKRLKENETRDEGVATAPKTTATTETASSLDEPVTPMANLKLLLTAISPALRDREETRRRNLSKEFVAAAAVAEDEEEEDEENEEDEEDAPQGKSKKASMGQYSRKDKSLAKLCSKFLERYDQSETTGKRIFLDEVGKRLGVERRRIYDIINVLESLEMTKRVAKNQYVWYGRSQLPATLSKLKAHARQKGLQLPKMDLQKKEMATMEKLRESIQKLQNKADDPNEDKQDKRVKSLYERRDRSLGCLTQRFLMLFFVSDTKVVGLDVAALILIGNMSPESSKWKTKVRRLYDIANILSSLGLIKKVRLPLRYGMKPAYQWVGFDLDNASQHYMATEKHSFPTNNASETKDSAGSRRSTYTKKHTLLDNFEAIPLSRMFLVVEARRLQLALLCFSFLVNSDSSPPPSKGLPLSKSVTPSQLQTAAALMQLKSSAPPPPPPPPAPPPPVIPTPKAKPAILIPMQTSILPSGQLLIPIQNAQQLDKAAFDAKAIARGGGGGPTAPLVVSLLPTSTTTPSGIPLLQLSVHRPPPLPLPPPLAASAVVNAPRTPPPAVVTKEQMESIRHLMYTKKQSKDTESGEKEKVNTKASERYSPEYGKSVQAPLRFHHYTPPNGKTSRDSLTSYLSPDSMKLRCQEELSPSTPTRGCPVNRRRSIHQVNVSTTTTTTTTTTSDEGKSVDKGLLGFQWDHAPLCTGSNF, encoded by the exons ATGACGGAACGCCCGAGAAGGCAAACGAAGCGTCCGCTAGCCATGGCGAACTTCTACACGACCGAATCGGTCGAGAAAAGCGTTCGCGAGACCTCGAAAAACGATTCGACCCCGCTCAAACGCTTCCCCGAAGCGTGGAtgaacgaatcgacgccgccgacgagtccAAAACGCCTCAAAGAGAACGAAACACGCGACGAAGGCGTCGCAACGGCAccaaaaacgacggcgacaacagAAACGGCTTCTTCGCTCGACGAACCGGTCACGCCCATGGCGAATCTAAAGCTCCTTCTCACGGCAATCAGTCCCGCGTTGCGCGATCGGGAggagacgcgacgacgaaatctaTCGAAGGagttcgtcgccgccgccgccgtcgccgaagacgaagaggaggaagacgaagagaatgaAGAAGATGAGGAAGACGCTCCTCaaggaaaatcgaagaaggcGTCGATGGGACAGTATAGTCGAAAGGACAAGTCATTGGCCAAGTTGTGCAGCAA GTTTTTGGAACGATATGATCAATCGGAAACCACTGGAAAGCGGATTTTTTTGGATGAAGTCGGCAAACGTTTGG GTGTCGAGCGTAGGCGAATCTATGACATTATCAATGTGCTTGAGAGTTTGGAAATGACGAAGAGAGTTGCTAAGAATCAATACGTTTGGTATGGGAGATCTCAGTTGCCGGCTACACtttcaaaattaaaa GCACATGCGCGTCAAAAAGGGTTGCAATTGCCCAAAATGGACTtgcagaaaaaggaaatggCCACAATGGAAAAACTTAGAGAGAGTATTCAAAAA CTACAAAACAAGGCCGACGATCCAAATGAGGATAAGCAAGACAAAAGAG TGAAGAGTTTATATGAAAGAAGAGATCGGTCTCTTGGCTGTTTGACCCAACGGTTCCTCATGCTGTTTTTTGTATCAGAC accAAAGTCGTCGGTCTGGATGTTGCCGCGTTGATTCTGATCGGAAATATGAGTCCCGAGTCATCGAAATGGAAAA CCAAAGTGCGTCGTCTCTATGACATTGCCAACATTCTCTCAAGCCTCGGACTCATCAAGAAAGTTCGGCTGCCTCTTCGCTATGGAATGAAACCGGCGTACCAATGGGTTGGCTTTGATCTTGACAACGCCTCCCAGCACTACA TGGCAACGGAAAAGCATTCCTTTCCTACAAACAACGCAAGCGAAACTAAGGATTCAGCAGGAAGCCGCCGATCGACGTACACCAAGAAGCACACGCTCCTCGATAATTTTGAAGCAATACCGCTATCGCGTATGTTCCTTGTCGTTGAAGCGCGACGACTCCAATTGGCATTGCtttgtttttccttcctAGTCAATTCTGATAGCAGTCCTCCGCCAAGCAAAGGATTGCCACTTTCGAAATCGGTGACTCCATCTCAGCTTCAGACGGCTGCTGCTCTGATGCAACTCAAATCATCGGctcctccaccgccgccaccgccaccggCACCCCCTCCCCCCGTCATCCCGACTCCTAAAGCCAAGCCAGCCATCCTAATTCCGATGCAGACGTCCATCCTACCATCCGGCCAACTGCTCATTCCTATACAGAATGCTCAGCAATTAGACAAGGCTGCATTTGATGCCAAAGCCATTGCaagaggcggaggcggaggaccGACGGCACCTCTCGTCGTATCCCTGCTTCCTACGTCCACGACCACGCCGTCTGGGATTCCTCTACTGCAACTTTCTGTCCACCGGCCTCctccgcttcctcttccgcCTCCACTCGCTGCCAGCGCCGTCGTCAACGCTCCgagaacgccgccgccggcagTGGTCACGAAAGAACAGATGGAGTCAATACGACACTTGATGTACACCAAAAAGCAATCTAAAGATACAGAGAGCggggaaaaggagaaggtcAATACCAAAGCGTCCGAACGTTATTCACCCGAGTACGGAAAATCGGTTCAAGCGCCGCTGCGATTTCATCACTACACGCCGCCAAACGGGAAAACGAGTCGGGATTCGCTCACGTCGTACCTGTCGCCGGATTCAATGAAGTTGCGCTGTCAGGAAGAACTCAGTCCGTCCACGCCGACACGGGGTTGTCCAGTGAATAGGAGAAGGTCGATTCATCAGGTAAACGtgagcacgacgacgacgacgacgacgacgacgacttcggaTGAAGGCAAGTCCGTAGATAAAGGGTTGCTTGGATTTCAATGGGATCACGCACCATTGTGTACTGGatctaatttttga
- the LOC136192687 gene encoding transcription factor E2F7-like isoform X3: protein MTERPRRQTKRPLAMANFYTTESVEKSVRETSKNDSTPLKRFPEAWMNESTPPTSPKRLKENETRDEGVATAPKTTATTETASSLDEPVTPMANLKLLLTAISPALRDREETRRRNLSKEFVAAAAVAEDEEEEDEENEEDEEDAPQGKSKKASMGQYSRKDKSLAKLCSKFLERYDQSETTGKRIFLDEVGKRLGVERRRIYDIINVLESLEMTKRVAKNQYVWYGRSQLPATLSKLKAHARQKGLQLPKMDLQKKEMATMEKLRESIQKLQNKADDPNEDKQDKRVKSLYERRDRSLGCLTQRFLMLFFVSDTKVVGLDVAALILIGNMSPESSKWKSKGMTRIDLIILMISAKVRRLYDIANILSSLGLIKKVRLPLRYGMKPAYQWVGFDLDNASQHYMATEKHSFPTNNASETKDSAGSRRSTYTKKHTLLDNFEAIPLSLNSDSSPPPSKGLPLSKSVTPSQLQTAAALMQLKSSAPPPPPPPPAPPPPVIPTPKAKPAILIPMQTSILPSGQLLIPIQNAQQLDKAAFDAKAIARGGGGGPTAPLVVSLLPTSTTTPSGIPLLQLSVHRPPPLPLPPPLAASAVVNAPRTPPPAVVTKEQMESIRHLMYTKKQSKDTESGEKEKVNTKASERYSPEYGKSVQAPLRFHHYTPPNGKTSRDSLTSYLSPDSMKLRCQEELSPSTPTRGCPVNRRRSIHQVNVSTTTTTTTTTTSDEGKSVDKGLLGFQWDHAPLCTGSNF from the exons ATGACGGAACGCCCGAGAAGGCAAACGAAGCGTCCGCTAGCCATGGCGAACTTCTACACGACCGAATCGGTCGAGAAAAGCGTTCGCGAGACCTCGAAAAACGATTCGACCCCGCTCAAACGCTTCCCCGAAGCGTGGAtgaacgaatcgacgccgccgacgagtccAAAACGCCTCAAAGAGAACGAAACACGCGACGAAGGCGTCGCAACGGCAccaaaaacgacggcgacaacagAAACGGCTTCTTCGCTCGACGAACCGGTCACGCCCATGGCGAATCTAAAGCTCCTTCTCACGGCAATCAGTCCCGCGTTGCGCGATCGGGAggagacgcgacgacgaaatctaTCGAAGGagttcgtcgccgccgccgccgtcgccgaagacgaagaggaggaagacgaagagaatgaAGAAGATGAGGAAGACGCTCCTCaaggaaaatcgaagaaggcGTCGATGGGACAGTATAGTCGAAAGGACAAGTCATTGGCCAAGTTGTGCAGCAA GTTTTTGGAACGATATGATCAATCGGAAACCACTGGAAAGCGGATTTTTTTGGATGAAGTCGGCAAACGTTTGG GTGTCGAGCGTAGGCGAATCTATGACATTATCAATGTGCTTGAGAGTTTGGAAATGACGAAGAGAGTTGCTAAGAATCAATACGTTTGGTATGGGAGATCTCAGTTGCCGGCTACACtttcaaaattaaaa GCACATGCGCGTCAAAAAGGGTTGCAATTGCCCAAAATGGACTtgcagaaaaaggaaatggCCACAATGGAAAAACTTAGAGAGAGTATTCAAAAA CTACAAAACAAGGCCGACGATCCAAATGAGGATAAGCAAGACAAAAGAG TGAAGAGTTTATATGAAAGAAGAGATCGGTCTCTTGGCTGTTTGACCCAACGGTTCCTCATGCTGTTTTTTGTATCAGAC accAAAGTCGTCGGTCTGGATGTTGCCGCGTTGATTCTGATCGGAAATATGAGTCCCGAGTCATCGAAATGGAAAAGTAAAGGAATGACTCGAATCGATCTAATTATATTGATGATTTCAGCCAAAGTGCGTCGTCTCTATGACATTGCCAACATTCTCTCAAGCCTCGGACTCATCAAGAAAGTTCGGCTGCCTCTTCGCTATGGAATGAAACCGGCGTACCAATGGGTTGGCTTTGATCTTGACAACGCCTCCCAGCACTACA TGGCAACGGAAAAGCATTCCTTTCCTACAAACAACGCAAGCGAAACTAAGGATTCAGCAGGAAGCCGCCGATCGACGTACACCAAGAAGCACACGCTCCTCGATAATTTTGAAGCAATACCGCTATCGC TCAATTCTGATAGCAGTCCTCCGCCAAGCAAAGGATTGCCACTTTCGAAATCGGTGACTCCATCTCAGCTTCAGACGGCTGCTGCTCTGATGCAACTCAAATCATCGGctcctccaccgccgccaccgccaccggCACCCCCTCCCCCCGTCATCCCGACTCCTAAAGCCAAGCCAGCCATCCTAATTCCGATGCAGACGTCCATCCTACCATCCGGCCAACTGCTCATTCCTATACAGAATGCTCAGCAATTAGACAAGGCTGCATTTGATGCCAAAGCCATTGCaagaggcggaggcggaggaccGACGGCACCTCTCGTCGTATCCCTGCTTCCTACGTCCACGACCACGCCGTCTGGGATTCCTCTACTGCAACTTTCTGTCCACCGGCCTCctccgcttcctcttccgcCTCCACTCGCTGCCAGCGCCGTCGTCAACGCTCCgagaacgccgccgccggcagTGGTCACGAAAGAACAGATGGAGTCAATACGACACTTGATGTACACCAAAAAGCAATCTAAAGATACAGAGAGCggggaaaaggagaaggtcAATACCAAAGCGTCCGAACGTTATTCACCCGAGTACGGAAAATCGGTTCAAGCGCCGCTGCGATTTCATCACTACACGCCGCCAAACGGGAAAACGAGTCGGGATTCGCTCACGTCGTACCTGTCGCCGGATTCAATGAAGTTGCGCTGTCAGGAAGAACTCAGTCCGTCCACGCCGACACGGGGTTGTCCAGTGAATAGGAGAAGGTCGATTCATCAGGTAAACGtgagcacgacgacgacgacgacgacgacgacgacttcggaTGAAGGCAAGTCCGTAGATAAAGGGTTGCTTGGATTTCAATGGGATCACGCACCATTGTGTACTGGatctaatttttga
- the LOC136192687 gene encoding transcription factor E2F8-like isoform X1: protein MTERPRRQTKRPLAMANFYTTESVEKSVRETSKNDSTPLKRFPEAWMNESTPPTSPKRLKENETRDEGVATAPKTTATTETASSLDEPVTPMANLKLLLTAISPALRDREETRRRNLSKEFVAAAAVAEDEEEEDEENEEDEEDAPQGKSKKASMGQYSRKDKSLAKLCSKFLERYDQSETTGKRIFLDEVGKRLGVERRRIYDIINVLESLEMTKRVAKNQYVWYGRSQLPATLSKLKAHARQKGLQLPKMDLQKKEMATMEKLRESIQKLQNKADDPNEDKQDKRVKSLYERRDRSLGCLTQRFLMLFFVSDTKVVGLDVAALILIGNMSPESSKWKSKGMTRIDLIILMISAKVRRLYDIANILSSLGLIKKVRLPLRYGMKPAYQWVGFDLDNASQHYMATEKHSFPTNNASETKDSAGSRRSTYTKKHTLLDNFEAIPLSRMFLVVEARRLQLALLCFSFLVNSDSSPPPSKGLPLSKSVTPSQLQTAAALMQLKSSAPPPPPPPPAPPPPVIPTPKAKPAILIPMQTSILPSGQLLIPIQNAQQLDKAAFDAKAIARGGGGGPTAPLVVSLLPTSTTTPSGIPLLQLSVHRPPPLPLPPPLAASAVVNAPRTPPPAVVTKEQMESIRHLMYTKKQSKDTESGEKEKVNTKASERYSPEYGKSVQAPLRFHHYTPPNGKTSRDSLTSYLSPDSMKLRCQEELSPSTPTRGCPVNRRRSIHQVNVSTTTTTTTTTTSDEGKSVDKGLLGFQWDHAPLCTGSNF from the exons ATGACGGAACGCCCGAGAAGGCAAACGAAGCGTCCGCTAGCCATGGCGAACTTCTACACGACCGAATCGGTCGAGAAAAGCGTTCGCGAGACCTCGAAAAACGATTCGACCCCGCTCAAACGCTTCCCCGAAGCGTGGAtgaacgaatcgacgccgccgacgagtccAAAACGCCTCAAAGAGAACGAAACACGCGACGAAGGCGTCGCAACGGCAccaaaaacgacggcgacaacagAAACGGCTTCTTCGCTCGACGAACCGGTCACGCCCATGGCGAATCTAAAGCTCCTTCTCACGGCAATCAGTCCCGCGTTGCGCGATCGGGAggagacgcgacgacgaaatctaTCGAAGGagttcgtcgccgccgccgccgtcgccgaagacgaagaggaggaagacgaagagaatgaAGAAGATGAGGAAGACGCTCCTCaaggaaaatcgaagaaggcGTCGATGGGACAGTATAGTCGAAAGGACAAGTCATTGGCCAAGTTGTGCAGCAA GTTTTTGGAACGATATGATCAATCGGAAACCACTGGAAAGCGGATTTTTTTGGATGAAGTCGGCAAACGTTTGG GTGTCGAGCGTAGGCGAATCTATGACATTATCAATGTGCTTGAGAGTTTGGAAATGACGAAGAGAGTTGCTAAGAATCAATACGTTTGGTATGGGAGATCTCAGTTGCCGGCTACACtttcaaaattaaaa GCACATGCGCGTCAAAAAGGGTTGCAATTGCCCAAAATGGACTtgcagaaaaaggaaatggCCACAATGGAAAAACTTAGAGAGAGTATTCAAAAA CTACAAAACAAGGCCGACGATCCAAATGAGGATAAGCAAGACAAAAGAG TGAAGAGTTTATATGAAAGAAGAGATCGGTCTCTTGGCTGTTTGACCCAACGGTTCCTCATGCTGTTTTTTGTATCAGAC accAAAGTCGTCGGTCTGGATGTTGCCGCGTTGATTCTGATCGGAAATATGAGTCCCGAGTCATCGAAATGGAAAAGTAAAGGAATGACTCGAATCGATCTAATTATATTGATGATTTCAGCCAAAGTGCGTCGTCTCTATGACATTGCCAACATTCTCTCAAGCCTCGGACTCATCAAGAAAGTTCGGCTGCCTCTTCGCTATGGAATGAAACCGGCGTACCAATGGGTTGGCTTTGATCTTGACAACGCCTCCCAGCACTACA TGGCAACGGAAAAGCATTCCTTTCCTACAAACAACGCAAGCGAAACTAAGGATTCAGCAGGAAGCCGCCGATCGACGTACACCAAGAAGCACACGCTCCTCGATAATTTTGAAGCAATACCGCTATCGCGTATGTTCCTTGTCGTTGAAGCGCGACGACTCCAATTGGCATTGCtttgtttttccttcctAGTCAATTCTGATAGCAGTCCTCCGCCAAGCAAAGGATTGCCACTTTCGAAATCGGTGACTCCATCTCAGCTTCAGACGGCTGCTGCTCTGATGCAACTCAAATCATCGGctcctccaccgccgccaccgccaccggCACCCCCTCCCCCCGTCATCCCGACTCCTAAAGCCAAGCCAGCCATCCTAATTCCGATGCAGACGTCCATCCTACCATCCGGCCAACTGCTCATTCCTATACAGAATGCTCAGCAATTAGACAAGGCTGCATTTGATGCCAAAGCCATTGCaagaggcggaggcggaggaccGACGGCACCTCTCGTCGTATCCCTGCTTCCTACGTCCACGACCACGCCGTCTGGGATTCCTCTACTGCAACTTTCTGTCCACCGGCCTCctccgcttcctcttccgcCTCCACTCGCTGCCAGCGCCGTCGTCAACGCTCCgagaacgccgccgccggcagTGGTCACGAAAGAACAGATGGAGTCAATACGACACTTGATGTACACCAAAAAGCAATCTAAAGATACAGAGAGCggggaaaaggagaaggtcAATACCAAAGCGTCCGAACGTTATTCACCCGAGTACGGAAAATCGGTTCAAGCGCCGCTGCGATTTCATCACTACACGCCGCCAAACGGGAAAACGAGTCGGGATTCGCTCACGTCGTACCTGTCGCCGGATTCAATGAAGTTGCGCTGTCAGGAAGAACTCAGTCCGTCCACGCCGACACGGGGTTGTCCAGTGAATAGGAGAAGGTCGATTCATCAGGTAAACGtgagcacgacgacgacgacgacgacgacgacgacttcggaTGAAGGCAAGTCCGTAGATAAAGGGTTGCTTGGATTTCAATGGGATCACGCACCATTGTGTACTGGatctaatttttga